Genomic window (Candidatus Methylomirabilota bacterium):
CCTGGTCGTCGGCGCGCTCGCCGGAGCGGGCGTCCGCCACCTCTTCTCGCTCTCCGGCAACCAGATCCTCTCCGTCTACGACGCCACCATCGGCCGCGACATCCGCATCATCCACACGCGGCACGAGGCCGCCGCCGTGCACATGGCGGACGCCTGGGGGCGGCTCGGCGAAGAGCCCGGCGTCGCGCTGGTGACGGCGGGGCCGGGCCACATGAACGCGCTGTCTGCCCTCTACGGCGCGCTGATGGCGGAATCGCCCGTCGTGCTGCTGAGCGGACACGCGCCCGCCGCGCAGGCGGGCCGCGGCGCTTTCCAGGAAATCAACCAGGCCGGCGCCGCGGCGCCGGTCACCAAGGCCTCGTGGGTCGCCAAGGACGCGGCGAGGCTCGGCGAGGACATCTCGCTCGCGCTCGAGCTGGCGCGGAACGGCCGGCCCGGTCCCGTGCACGTGAGCCTGCCCGGCGATCTGCTCGACGCGACGGTGGGAGACGAGGGCGCCGCCGGCTTCGCCGCCGGGCCGCGCGGCTCGATGTCAGCCGCGGAGGCCGATCTGCGCCGCGTCCTCGAGCTGCTTGAGAGGGCGCGCCGGCCGCTCATCCTGATCGGGCCCGCAATGGCGAGACCCGCCCGCCGCGCCGCCGTCGACCTGCTCGCCTCAGCGACCGGCATCCCGGCGCTCCCGATTGAGAGCCCACGCGGCGTCAACGACCCGTGGCTTCACATGGCGACCGGCTGTCTCGGCCGGGCCGATCTCGTCCTGCTCCTCGGCAAGAAGCTTGATTTCGCCGTGCGCTTCGGGGGCGCGCCGCCCTTCGACCCCGCGTGCCGTTTCGTCCAGGCGGACTGGGACGCCGAAGCGCTCGACCGGAGCGGGCGCGTCAGCTTCGGGCTGGTCACCGATCCGGCGCTTCTCGCTGGGGAGCTGACCGCGATCCCGGCTCTCGCGGGCAGCTGGCGGGCCTGGGGAGACGAAGTTGCCTCAGCGCGAACGTCTGTGCCCGCGGAGTGGGACGGCCTTCGCCGGTCGTCACGGACGCCCATGCATCCGCTGCGCGTCTGCGCGGCGATCCAGCCGCTGCTCGACCGCGGCGCCGTCCTCGTCGCCGACGGCGGCGAGTTCGGCCAGTGGATCCAGGCCGGGTGCGAGGCCGGGACG
Coding sequences:
- a CDS encoding thiamine pyrophosphate-binding protein, with the protein product MTARGADLVVGALAGAGVRHLFSLSGNQILSVYDATIGRDIRIIHTRHEAAAVHMADAWGRLGEEPGVALVTAGPGHMNALSALYGALMAESPVVLLSGHAPAAQAGRGAFQEINQAGAAAPVTKASWVAKDAARLGEDISLALELARNGRPGPVHVSLPGDLLDATVGDEGAAGFAAGPRGSMSAAEADLRRVLELLERARRPLILIGPAMARPARRAAVDLLASATGIPALPIESPRGVNDPWLHMATGCLGRADLVLLLGKKLDFAVRFGGAPPFDPACRFVQADWDAEALDRSGRVSFGLVTDPALLAGELTAIPALAGSWRAWGDEVASARTSVPAEWDGLRRSSRTPMHPLRVCAAIQPLLDRGAVLVADGGEFGQWIQAGCEAGTRLINGLSGSIGSALPLALGARLRHPDRPVIAALGDGTFGFHAFELDTALRAGLPIVAVVGNDARWNAEHQLQLQHYGAARAVACELNPSRYDLVASALGGYGEHVERPEDLGPALDRALASGLPACVNVMIDGVAAPTYRAASAPSH